A genomic stretch from Chroococcidiopsis sp. SAG 2025 includes:
- a CDS encoding cupin domain-containing protein, producing the protein MKLLAATIASSSLLASGFAPVEQAQAPSSNNAQIVEVRRNGSQSSTKGPAENFTGSVRIDPLFSARAPARTSGASVTFEPGARTAWHTHPLGQTLIVTAGFGYVQQWGRSIQEIRPGDVVQIPPGVKHWHGATATTAMTHIAIQEALDGKAVNWMKQVSDDQYPN; encoded by the coding sequence ATGAAACTGCTTGCGGCAACGATCGCGTCATCTTCTCTGCTTGCTTCGGGTTTCGCTCCTGTGGAACAAGCACAAGCTCCATCGAGCAATAATGCACAAATAGTAGAGGTTAGGCGAAACGGTTCGCAGTCTTCCACTAAAGGACCCGCCGAAAACTTTACAGGTTCCGTCCGCATCGACCCCTTATTCTCAGCACGCGCTCCAGCACGCACATCGGGCGCTAGTGTCACGTTCGAGCCTGGTGCGCGGACAGCATGGCATACCCATCCGTTGGGACAAACCCTGATCGTAACGGCTGGATTCGGCTACGTGCAGCAATGGGGCAGATCGATTCAAGAAATCAGACCCGGTGATGTGGTTCAAATTCCACCAGGAGTAAAACACTGGCACGGAGCTACAGCCACCACAGCCATGACGCACATTGCCATTCAGGAGGCACTCGACGGTAAGGCTGTGAACTGGATGAAACAGGTTAGCGATGACCAGTATCCCAACTGA
- a CDS encoding zinc-binding dehydrogenase, producing the protein MVRIGLAVRPSAIAAVQEITQGGAESVLECVGSEPAMATAIGIARPGGVSGYVDVPHGSSHNLNLGRLFMQNITLRGGAAPARAYIPELLADTVAGKLNASAVLDLTVDLSGVPKGYAAMDSREVIKVMVRP; encoded by the coding sequence TTGGTAAGGATAGGGCTGGCGGTTAGGCCCAGTGCGATCGCAGCCGTGCAAGAGATTACCCAAGGCGGTGCAGAGTCAGTCCTGGAGTGTGTAGGCAGTGAGCCTGCAATGGCAACGGCAATCGGCATTGCGCGTCCCGGTGGAGTGAGCGGCTATGTCGATGTGCCACACGGTAGCAGCCACAACTTGAATCTGGGTCGTTTATTCATGCAGAACATCACCTTACGAGGCGGGGCTGCACCTGCCCGTGCTTACATTCCAGAATTGCTAGCCGATACTGTGGCAGGCAAACTCAACGCCTCTGCTGTCCTTGATTTGACTGTCGATCTCAGCGGTGTCCCCAAAGGGTATGCTGCAATGGATAGTCGAGAGGTGATCAAAGTCATGGTGCGCCCTTAA
- a CDS encoding cyclophilin-like fold protein, which produces MKINIKVGDQVVTATLIDSKTTQDFISLLPLTLTLEDYARTEKVSNLPEKLSTEDAPPGSDPAVGDIAYYAPWGNLAIYYRDFGYSDGLVILGKIDGGIEALNVPGSVNVTIDQIQ; this is translated from the coding sequence ATGAAGATAAACATCAAGGTCGGAGACCAGGTTGTTACAGCCACTTTGATCGACAGCAAAACCACTCAGGATTTTATTTCCCTACTGCCATTAACGCTGACGTTAGAAGATTACGCGAGAACCGAAAAAGTTAGTAATCTGCCAGAAAAATTATCTACAGAAGATGCACCCCCAGGTAGCGATCCTGCTGTTGGAGATATTGCTTATTACGCTCCCTGGGGGAATTTGGCGATATATTATCGAGATTTTGGATACTCAGACGGACTCGTTATTCTCGGAAAAATAGATGGAGGCATCGAGGCATTGAATGTGCCTGGCTCTGTCAACGTGACAATTGATCAAATTCAGTAG
- a CDS encoding SDR family oxidoreductase — MIKDKVVIITGASSGIGEASAKLLASKGAKVVLGARREDQLKQLVDEIQTAGGQAVYQVMDVVNPSDNAEIVKLAKETFGGVDVIFLNAGIMPNSPLSALKTDEWNQTVDVNIKGVLNGIAAVLPTFISQKSGHAIATSSVAGLKAYPGGAVYGGTKWFVRDFMEVLRMESAQEGTNIRTATIYPAAINTQLLDRITDRDVAETMTKLYEQYGISPDRVANVVAFAIDQPEDTNVNEFTIGPTTQVW; from the coding sequence ATGATTAAAGACAAAGTTGTGATTATTACCGGCGCATCATCAGGGATTGGTGAAGCAAGTGCGAAATTGCTGGCAAGCAAAGGCGCTAAAGTCGTATTGGGCGCGCGACGCGAGGACCAATTGAAACAACTGGTTGATGAAATTCAAACAGCTGGCGGACAAGCAGTCTATCAAGTGATGGATGTGGTTAACCCATCTGATAATGCTGAGATCGTCAAGCTTGCTAAGGAAACATTTGGAGGCGTCGATGTGATTTTCTTGAACGCTGGCATCATGCCAAATTCTCCACTTTCTGCCTTGAAAACTGATGAATGGAATCAAACAGTTGATGTCAATATCAAGGGTGTCCTCAATGGTATCGCTGCTGTATTGCCAACGTTTATTAGCCAAAAGTCTGGGCATGCGATTGCAACTTCGTCGGTGGCTGGATTAAAAGCTTATCCAGGTGGTGCGGTGTATGGTGGGACGAAATGGTTCGTGCGCGATTTCATGGAAGTTCTACGCATGGAATCTGCTCAAGAGGGGACTAACATTCGGACTGCGACAATTTATCCTGCTGCAATTAACACCCAGTTGTTAGATCGGATTACCGATCGAGATGTGGCTGAAACAATGACAAAGTTGTACGAGCAATATGGCATCTCACCAGATCGAGTCGCCAATGTTGTAGCGTTTGCGATTGACCAGCCAGAAGACACAAACGTGAATGAATTTACGATTGGCCCAACCACGCAGGTTTGGTAA
- a CDS encoding IS1 family transposase: MWSFVQSKQQPRWLWQAVDHATGEVLAYVRAHP, from the coding sequence ATGTGGAGCTTTGTACAATCGAAGCAGCAGCCGCGTTGGTTATGGCAGGCGGTAGACCATGCAACGGGAGAAGTGTTGGCATATGTACGCGCGCACCCGTGA
- a CDS encoding IS1 family transposase yields the protein MYARTREDKAFLELKALLQPFGIQHFYTDGWGTYERHIDESQHTVGKLYTQMIERKHLTYRTRIKRLARKTICFSKSQLMHDTVIGLFINRFEFGYSI from the coding sequence ATGTACGCGCGCACCCGTGAAGATAAAGCATTTTTGGAGTTGAAAGCGCTGTTGCAACCCTTTGGAATCCAACATTTCTACACAGATGGTTGGGGGACGTATGAACGGCATATTGATGAGTCACAACACACTGTTGGTAAACTTTATACTCAAATGATTGAGCGAAAACATCTGACTTATCGCACTCGTATTAAACGCTTGGCACGGAAGACAATTTGTTTTTCCAAATCTCAGCTGATGCACGACACGGTGATTGGGCTATTCATCAATCGCTTTGAGTTTGGCTACTCAATCTGA
- a CDS encoding ISAzo13-like element transposase-related protein produces MTIPSATRSDRTQFIKRMVEFSQQTQLRIRLIYYPPYHSKYNPIERCWAVLENFWNGAILDSIEAAVAWASNMTWKGLSPLVRLVERTYEKGVIASAQELESLQPFWQRSETLPKWDVTICPILLVAYFYAPPLD; encoded by the coding sequence TTGACAATACCTTCAGCCACCAGAAGTGACCGCACTCAATTTATTAAACGAATGGTAGAATTTTCTCAACAAACTCAATTAAGAATTCGGTTGATTTATTATCCTCCATATCATAGTAAATATAATCCCATAGAACGCTGCTGGGCAGTGTTAGAAAACTTTTGGAATGGAGCTATTTTAGATTCGATTGAAGCGGCTGTTGCATGGGCTTCTAATATGACATGGAAAGGCCTTTCTCCACTAGTGCGCCTAGTCGAGAGAACTTATGAAAAAGGTGTAATTGCTTCGGCTCAAGAGTTAGAATCACTTCAACCCTTCTGGCAACGTTCTGAAACTTTGCCTAAATGGGACGTGACTATTTGCCCAATCTTACTGGTAGCTTATTTTTACGCACCTCCCTTAGACTAG
- a CDS encoding IS6 family transposase → MSTNPYRCYRFPAEIISYCVWLYYTFPLSYRDIEKMMLYRGIEVTYESIREWCQKFGQQYANQLRHQRPYIADKWHLDEVVVTIKGQQYYLWRAVDADGNVLDVLLQRHRDTKAAERFFRKLLKKQGFVPRVIVTDKLKSYEAAKKQVMKNVEHRAHKGLNNRVENSHQPTRVRERRMRKFKSPGQAQRFLSAFGPIRDHFHPKQHQLTAQRYRQQLRQRFKDWREIVGLNSAA, encoded by the coding sequence ATGAGTACAAATCCTTATCGTTGCTACCGATTCCCTGCCGAGATTATCAGCTACTGTGTCTGGCTCTACTACACCTTTCCCTTGAGCTATCGAGACATTGAGAAAATGATGCTGTACCGTGGGATTGAGGTAACCTACGAGTCGATTCGGGAATGGTGCCAAAAGTTTGGACAGCAATACGCGAATCAACTGCGGCACCAACGTCCTTATATTGCGGACAAGTGGCATCTGGATGAGGTGGTTGTCACGATCAAAGGACAGCAATATTACCTGTGGCGGGCAGTGGATGCGGATGGCAACGTGCTGGATGTTCTGCTGCAACGACATCGAGATACAAAAGCGGCAGAGCGATTCTTCCGTAAGCTCTTGAAGAAACAAGGCTTTGTGCCACGGGTGATTGTCACTGATAAGTTAAAGAGCTATGAAGCCGCGAAGAAACAAGTGATGAAGAACGTGGAGCATCGAGCGCATAAAGGATTAAACAATCGAGTGGAAAACTCCCACCAACCGACACGAGTGCGAGAGCGACGAATGCGGAAATTCAAATCCCCAGGGCAAGCCCAACGATTTCTTTCCGCTTTTGGACCAATTCGAGACCACTTTCACCCCAAGCAACATCAATTGACTGCACAACGCTATCGCCAACAATTACGCCAACGATTTAAAGATTGGCGAGAAATTGTTGGGCTAAACTCTGCTGCATA
- a CDS encoding SDR family oxidoreductase — MTTNENGYTGKVAFVTGAANGIGRATALAFAREGAAVVVADVSEQGNQETARAIAELGGRAIAVKCDVTRSEDVQAALSKTIETFGRLDFAFNNAGVEQKNLATAEIEAQEWDRIVDINLRGVFLCLKHEIPLMLKQGGGAIVNTSSGAGVIGIKGGAAYTAAKHGVIGLTKSSALDYASQNIRVNAVAPGYIDTSMMDRFTGGTAEGREQVIAEEPIGRMGQPEEIANAVVWLCSDAAAFVIGHAMVIDGGQTVQ, encoded by the coding sequence ATGACAACGAACGAGAATGGATACACAGGAAAGGTTGCGTTTGTGACCGGAGCAGCAAACGGCATCGGTCGAGCTACGGCACTGGCGTTTGCTCGTGAGGGCGCGGCGGTTGTGGTCGCCGACGTTTCGGAACAGGGCAATCAAGAAACGGCGCGCGCGATCGCAGAACTCGGCGGACGAGCGATCGCCGTCAAGTGCGACGTGACGCGAAGCGAGGACGTTCAGGCGGCTCTTTCCAAAACCATCGAGACCTTCGGGCGGCTGGACTTTGCCTTCAACAACGCTGGTGTGGAACAGAAGAATTTAGCAACAGCGGAAATCGAAGCGCAAGAGTGGGATCGGATCGTAGACATCAATCTGCGTGGCGTTTTTCTGTGTCTGAAGCACGAAATCCCGCTGATGCTGAAGCAAGGGGGCGGCGCAATCGTGAACACATCATCGGGTGCTGGTGTCATCGGCATCAAGGGCGGAGCTGCATACACCGCAGCAAAACACGGCGTGATTGGACTCACCAAGTCATCGGCTCTCGACTATGCCTCGCAGAACATCCGCGTCAACGCCGTTGCCCCCGGTTACATTGACACATCAATGATGGATCGCTTCACTGGCGGCACTGCTGAAGGACGCGAACAGGTAATCGCGGAGGAGCCGATCGGACGGATGGGGCAGCCCGAAGAGATCGCCAATGCCGTCGTCTGGCTGTGTTCGGACGCGGCTGCCTTCGTCATCGGGCACGCTATGGTCATTGATGGTGGTCAAACGGTGCAGTGA
- a CDS encoding IS1-like element transposase, whose amino-acid sequence MTVGEEMVLEPVLCPDCGNEDVVKNGKSNEGKQRYLCRHADCRRRSFIRDYSYRGDLPSIKQQIADMAVNGSGIRDTARVLKISPTTVIEELKKTSTVTACE is encoded by the coding sequence TTGACAGTAGGAGAGGAGATGGTTTTAGAGCCAGTGCTTTGTCCCGATTGTGGCAATGAGGATGTAGTTAAGAATGGCAAGTCTAATGAAGGTAAGCAGCGGTACTTATGCCGACATGCTGATTGCCGTCGTCGTAGCTTCATTCGGGACTACTCTTACCGAGGTGATCTACCTTCCATCAAACAACAGATTGCAGATATGGCAGTTAACGGTAGTGGGATTCGTGACACGGCAAGAGTGCTGAAGATTAGCCCCACGACGGTAATTGAGGAATTAAAAAAAACATCGACAGTTACAGCTTGTGAATAA